A genomic segment from Luteibacter aegosomatis encodes:
- a CDS encoding LysR family transcriptional regulator: MALERLTGLIAFARAGSLGSYTAAARSLSISPSAVSRSVQRLEQHLRVSLFTRTTRALTLTPEGRDLHERALRLLRDAEDIEQAAKRARAEPAGTLRVAASLPIGVHLIAPALPAFRERYPEVTVDLRLSDQLVDIVEQRIDVAIRIGDLPDSGLLSRKLAPLRLGAYASPSYLARRGVPSHPDDLQGHDTVTLRYQSTGQSFRWPFRIGGREIDMVPPSGLVADVSDAVMAMLVAGGGIGIAASFVAAPHVARGELVPILTEFAVERNNITVLWPESRRTNPAVRAFLARLQEIF; this comes from the coding sequence ATGGCCCTCGAACGGCTGACCGGCCTCATCGCTTTTGCGCGCGCCGGCTCGCTGGGAAGCTACACGGCGGCCGCGCGCTCCCTCTCGATCTCTCCATCGGCGGTGAGCAGGAGCGTCCAGCGGCTCGAGCAACACCTGCGCGTCTCGCTCTTTACGCGGACGACACGTGCGTTGACGCTCACGCCGGAAGGCCGGGATCTGCACGAACGCGCGCTCAGGCTGTTGCGCGATGCGGAGGACATCGAGCAGGCGGCGAAGAGGGCGCGTGCCGAGCCCGCGGGGACCTTGCGGGTCGCGGCGTCCTTACCGATCGGCGTGCACCTGATCGCGCCGGCGTTGCCCGCCTTTCGCGAGCGCTACCCTGAGGTCACCGTCGACCTGCGATTGAGCGATCAGTTGGTCGATATCGTGGAGCAACGCATCGACGTCGCCATTCGCATCGGTGATCTGCCGGACTCGGGATTGCTGTCGCGCAAGTTGGCGCCTCTCCGGTTGGGCGCCTATGCGTCGCCCAGCTATTTGGCCAGGCGGGGCGTGCCTTCCCACCCTGACGATCTGCAGGGGCACGACACGGTGACCCTGCGCTATCAGAGCACGGGCCAGTCTTTCCGATGGCCGTTTCGGATCGGGGGGCGCGAAATCGACATGGTGCCCCCGTCCGGGCTGGTCGCCGACGTGAGCGACGCCGTGATGGCCATGCTCGTGGCAGGCGGAGGCATCGGGATCGCCGCGAGCTTCGTCGCCGCGCCCCATGTCGCACGAGGCGAACTGGTTCCGATCCTGACCGAGTTCGCCGTCGAACGAAACAACATCACCGTACTCTGGCCCGAAAGCCGTCGCACCAATCCGGCCGTGCGTGCCTTCCTCGCGCGATTGCAGGAGATCTTTTAG
- a CDS encoding AraC family transcriptional regulator has protein sequence MVFIEGSIVVGDEVCSLWASDVRRCCRFLGHACLFLRIAIRNATLGGLNAFVFGRLANGCFALPLTYKAAIVGSWLAYTFGVYAYSSDSVATRVRRNYAPLMTRTLLETARRYAEAHADAAGIAVTPLSGMAIVRQMSPSALQYAVSKPLVALVLQGAKRVAMGSDTFDFGAGESLLITADVPTVSQITQATASAPYLSLVLDLDVAVIESLVMEMAPAPFLAGAPVRVDPTEAEVADAALRLLRLLDRPASVPILQKQLIRELHFWLLSGRHGGAIRSLGVPESHAQRVGRAVALIRDNLAKPLRVEQLAAVAGMSPSSFHEHFRAVISLSPLQFQKQLRLIEARRLMLSEGQTISHAAYAVGYESVPQFTREYGRMFGLPPARDMKAAKTRLQTAA, from the coding sequence ATGGTGTTCATCGAAGGCTCCATAGTGGTTGGTGATGAGGTGTGCTCACTATGGGCGAGCGATGTTCGGCGGTGTTGCCGGTTCCTCGGTCATGCTTGCCTATTCCTACGAATCGCGATCCGTAATGCCACGTTAGGGGGTCTAAACGCCTTCGTCTTTGGTCGCTTGGCGAATGGCTGTTTTGCCCTGCCATTGACGTACAAGGCTGCAATCGTGGGCTCCTGGCTTGCCTATACCTTCGGCGTGTATGCCTATTCCTCTGACAGCGTTGCCACTCGGGTCCGCCGGAATTACGCTCCGCTCATGACCCGCACCTTGCTCGAGACAGCCCGCCGTTATGCGGAGGCGCATGCCGACGCCGCCGGTATCGCCGTCACGCCACTCTCGGGCATGGCGATCGTCCGGCAGATGTCTCCCAGCGCCCTGCAGTACGCGGTATCGAAGCCACTCGTCGCTCTGGTATTGCAGGGTGCCAAGCGCGTGGCGATGGGAAGCGACACGTTCGACTTTGGCGCGGGAGAGTCGCTCCTGATCACGGCGGATGTACCGACCGTCAGCCAGATCACCCAAGCGACCGCCTCGGCACCTTATCTCTCGCTGGTGCTCGATCTCGATGTCGCGGTGATCGAGAGCCTGGTGATGGAAATGGCGCCGGCTCCTTTCCTCGCGGGCGCTCCGGTTCGCGTCGATCCCACCGAGGCCGAAGTAGCCGACGCCGCCTTGCGCCTTCTCCGTCTTCTCGATCGGCCGGCGTCCGTACCGATCCTGCAGAAGCAACTCATCCGTGAACTGCATTTCTGGCTATTGTCCGGGCGCCACGGCGGCGCCATCCGGAGCCTGGGCGTACCGGAAAGCCATGCCCAGCGTGTCGGCCGGGCCGTCGCGCTCATCCGCGACAACCTGGCCAAACCGCTCAGGGTGGAACAGTTGGCGGCCGTTGCCGGAATGAGCCCGTCATCGTTCCACGAGCATTTCCGTGCCGTGATCTCGCTGTCGCCCTTGCAGTTCCAGAAGCAACTCCGGCTCATCGAGGCACGGCGGCTCATGCTTTCGGAAGGCCAGACGATCAGCCATGCGGCATACGCGGTGGGCTACGAGAGCGTGCCGCAATTCACTCGCGAATACGGGCGGATGTTCGGCTTGCCGCCGGCACGTGACATGAAAGCCGCGAAAACCCGGCTTCAGACGGCAGCGTGA
- a CDS encoding LysR family transcriptional regulator: MGSGRVKAFKSAAPWGVKASGCAPGRIYRITYNLDKLCRGEYIMRGSDFAELKAFVAVVERESFARAAEHLGLSPSALSQTIRQLEARIGARLLNRTTRSVAPSASGERLYRRIAPLFREMDVAVAEASEATGQMRGTLRINTLGIAARTIIAPRLSRFHQAHPDVVLDIVVDDTLADIVTGRFDAGIRVGGRLEKDMVAVRLTPDLDMVAVASPDYLARRGTPMSPADLHDHTCINWRLQSDGRHYRWEFEKRGKRIDVAVEGPVVTNHADIGIAAAVNGLGIAYHFERDGVGELLAEGRLVQVLADWSISRPGLFLYYPNRQHRPALLGAFIDCLLDRKPS; this comes from the coding sequence ATGGGCTCAGGCAGGGTCAAGGCGTTCAAGTCGGCGGCTCCGTGGGGCGTGAAGGCCTCAGGATGCGCGCCAGGGCGAATTTATAGAATCACTTATAATCTGGATAAGCTATGTAGAGGGGAATACATAATGCGCGGGTCCGACTTCGCCGAGCTGAAGGCCTTCGTGGCTGTCGTGGAGCGTGAGAGCTTCGCGCGGGCTGCGGAGCACCTGGGCCTGTCCCCTTCGGCACTCAGCCAGACCATCCGTCAGCTCGAAGCCCGCATCGGCGCACGCCTTCTGAATCGCACGACGCGAAGCGTCGCGCCATCGGCAAGCGGCGAACGGCTCTACCGGCGCATCGCCCCTTTGTTCCGGGAGATGGATGTCGCCGTCGCCGAGGCCAGCGAGGCGACCGGACAAATGCGTGGCACGCTTCGCATCAACACGCTGGGCATCGCCGCGAGAACCATCATCGCGCCCCGGCTTTCCCGCTTCCATCAAGCACACCCTGACGTGGTTCTCGACATCGTGGTCGACGACACGCTTGCCGACATCGTCACCGGCCGCTTCGATGCGGGCATCCGCGTGGGTGGACGGCTCGAGAAAGACATGGTCGCCGTCCGCCTCACGCCGGACCTCGACATGGTGGCCGTGGCATCCCCGGACTACCTCGCGCGTCGAGGCACACCCATGTCACCTGCCGACCTGCATGACCATACATGCATCAACTGGCGGCTTCAGTCGGACGGCAGGCACTATCGATGGGAGTTCGAAAAGCGAGGGAAACGGATCGACGTGGCGGTGGAGGGCCCGGTCGTTACCAATCATGCCGACATCGGCATCGCCGCCGCGGTGAACGGGCTGGGCATCGCCTATCACTTCGAACGGGATGGCGTGGGAGAGCTTCTGGCCGAGGGACGGCTGGTCCAGGTCCTCGCGGACTGGTCGATTTCGCGCCCGGGACTGTTTCTCTACTATCCGAACAGGCAGCACCGTCCCGCCCTGCTCGGTGCGTTCATCGACTGCCTATTGGATCGAAAGCCTTCTTGA
- a CDS encoding NADP-dependent oxidoreductase, translated as MSDTMKAIRQHAFGGPDVLVYEEAPKPRPKHGEVLVRVHAIGINPPDWYLRDGYSALPPEWRPQVSFPLILGTDISGVVEAVADDVERFRVGDEVYSMVGFPGDLTGSKAYAEYVSVPASELALKPAGIDHDHAAGAPMSLLTAWQFLVELGHDEPNPLQPDRHRPVPLEGRTVLVNGAAGGVGHFAVQVAKSKGARVIAVASGKHEALLRDLGVDEFIDYTKHAPEETVRDLDLVVDNVGGAAAARFLRTLKRGGALFPIYPLGFAGAEEAASRGVAVSATQVRSSGAQLLELAPLLNDGTLRVVIDSTYPLADASKAHARAGQGHIQGKIVLTVA; from the coding sequence ATGAGCGACACGATGAAAGCTATCCGCCAGCACGCTTTCGGCGGCCCCGACGTCCTGGTCTACGAAGAGGCGCCCAAGCCACGACCGAAGCACGGCGAAGTGCTCGTTCGCGTCCACGCGATCGGCATCAATCCTCCCGACTGGTATCTACGCGACGGCTACAGCGCTCTGCCGCCAGAATGGCGGCCGCAGGTCTCGTTTCCGCTGATCCTCGGCACCGATATCTCCGGAGTCGTCGAGGCGGTCGCGGACGATGTCGAGCGCTTCCGCGTCGGCGACGAGGTCTACTCGATGGTCGGCTTTCCTGGCGACCTCACGGGCAGCAAGGCCTACGCCGAATATGTCAGCGTTCCGGCATCGGAACTTGCGCTGAAGCCGGCCGGCATCGATCACGACCATGCCGCGGGCGCGCCGATGTCGCTGCTCACGGCCTGGCAGTTTCTGGTCGAGTTGGGCCACGACGAGCCAAATCCGCTTCAGCCGGATCGGCATCGCCCGGTACCGCTCGAAGGCAGGACGGTTCTCGTCAATGGAGCCGCGGGCGGTGTTGGTCACTTCGCGGTTCAGGTCGCGAAATCGAAGGGCGCGCGCGTCATCGCCGTGGCGTCCGGAAAGCATGAAGCGCTTCTCCGCGATCTCGGCGTCGATGAATTCATCGACTATACGAAGCATGCCCCGGAAGAAACGGTGCGGGATCTCGATCTGGTTGTCGATAATGTCGGCGGCGCGGCCGCGGCACGCTTCCTGCGGACCCTGAAACGCGGGGGAGCGCTGTTTCCGATTTACCCCCTGGGTTTTGCAGGCGCCGAGGAGGCCGCGTCGCGGGGCGTGGCCGTCTCGGCAACGCAGGTCCGCTCCAGTGGCGCCCAGCTCCTGGAATTAGCCCCTTTGTTGAATGACGGGACCCTGCGGGTGGTGATCGACAGCACGTACCCGCTGGCCGATGCGAGTAAGGCACATGCGCGCGCGGGCCAAGGGCATATCCAGGGCAAGATCGTCCTCACCGTGGCGTGA
- a CDS encoding TetR/AcrR family transcriptional regulator: MKDWSPDHPRAKVMARKRAAIVAAAEQAFVRDGYAGTGMESIAREAGVSIMTLYRHARTKDDLFAAVIESACHPADMEESAKIDDAMKKPLADILLFIGVMFQERVRGPKTTHLLRVVMTELRRFPHLGELAYNGLINAHVERLDAFLSARDETSGMPEERRRKIGHDFFERLIGLDAYRVLLGLSPPSAHDIRKRAERAAQELLAELQGDRTAPRPRES, encoded by the coding sequence ATGAAAGATTGGTCCCCCGATCATCCGAGGGCGAAAGTGATGGCGCGCAAGCGCGCGGCGATCGTGGCGGCGGCGGAGCAGGCGTTCGTGCGGGACGGCTATGCCGGTACCGGCATGGAGAGCATCGCCCGCGAAGCCGGCGTTTCGATCATGACGCTATACCGTCATGCCCGAACCAAAGACGATCTTTTCGCCGCGGTGATCGAAAGCGCTTGCCATCCGGCAGACATGGAAGAGTCGGCCAAGATCGACGATGCCATGAAGAAGCCGCTCGCGGACATTCTTCTCTTCATCGGCGTGATGTTCCAGGAGCGCGTCCGCGGTCCGAAGACGACCCATCTCCTGCGCGTGGTCATGACCGAATTGCGTCGATTTCCGCACCTTGGCGAGTTGGCGTACAACGGCCTGATCAACGCGCACGTCGAAAGGCTGGACGCCTTTCTCTCGGCTCGGGACGAGACATCCGGCATGCCGGAGGAGCGGCGGCGCAAGATCGGCCATGACTTCTTCGAACGCTTGATCGGTCTGGACGCTTATCGAGTTCTCCTTGGCCTGTCGCCGCCATCGGCACACGACATCCGCAAGCGGGCAGAACGGGCTGCGCAGGAACTTCTTGCGGAGTTGCAGGGGGATCGCACCGCTCCCCGTCCGCGGGAATCGTGA
- a CDS encoding SDR family oxidoreductase, translating into MKTVLITGCSSGYGLETARYFLANGWKVVATMRRPRFDLLPASDHLRILPLDVTRPESIDRALATAGSIDVLVNNAGIGLFGAFEATPMSTVREIFETNTFGVMAMCQAVIPRFRERADGIIINVTSSATLAPFPLVAAYTASKTAIEGFTASLSHELKAVGVRVKLVEPGYGPSTRFTANGQRRMEGLITKPYESFAHEVFTGFGQISAVTTAVDVAQGVWDAANDTSDRLHYPAGADAVALVRNAEG; encoded by the coding sequence ATGAAGACTGTGCTGATCACGGGCTGCTCGTCCGGCTATGGCCTGGAAACCGCGCGCTACTTCCTCGCGAACGGCTGGAAGGTCGTCGCAACGATGCGGCGCCCCCGATTCGACCTGCTTCCGGCTTCGGATCACCTGCGCATCCTGCCGCTGGATGTCACCCGGCCCGAGAGCATCGACCGGGCCCTGGCGACCGCCGGCTCCATCGACGTACTGGTGAACAATGCCGGCATCGGCCTCTTCGGTGCATTCGAAGCCACCCCGATGTCCACGGTGCGGGAGATCTTCGAGACCAACACGTTCGGTGTCATGGCGATGTGCCAAGCGGTGATCCCGCGATTTCGCGAACGTGCGGACGGCATCATCATCAACGTTACCTCCAGCGCGACGCTGGCCCCGTTTCCCCTGGTAGCTGCCTACACCGCCAGCAAGACCGCCATCGAAGGCTTCACGGCATCGCTGTCGCACGAACTCAAGGCGGTGGGCGTGCGGGTCAAACTGGTCGAGCCCGGCTACGGACCTTCCACGCGTTTCACCGCCAACGGTCAGCGGCGCATGGAGGGCCTGATCACGAAGCCCTACGAGTCGTTCGCCCATGAGGTGTTCACGGGATTCGGGCAGATCTCCGCGGTGACGACCGCGGTCGACGTCGCCCAAGGCGTCTGGGATGCCGCCAACGACACCTCCGACAGGCTTCATTATCCGGCGGGTGCCGATGCCGTGGCACTGGTGCGGAATGCTGAGGGCTGA
- a CDS encoding AraC family transcriptional regulator: MSDPLSDIVRLLRPQAVFANPISGKGNWAVRYAEFGKPSFCIMLEGRCRLAVDGHEPTMLHAGDFVLLPTTPGFTISSVVPAPPVYMDPNDVPEGPELRYGEQAGQPDMRSLGGSFLFDCADPGLLVSLLPEVVHVQGSMRLSQLVQMVGEETVDAQPGNEFMRSRLADMLLVVAMRSTTSGSAPPGLLRGLGDERLAGALKQMHAHIDRHWSIAQLARIAALSRSSFFERFTRTVGVAPMEYLLAWRMEVAKELLRRGESSVSEIAERVGYGSTSAFSAAFSRHVGQPPSRHARAV; this comes from the coding sequence ATGAGTGATCCCCTTTCCGACATCGTCCGGCTACTGCGCCCGCAGGCGGTGTTCGCCAATCCGATTAGCGGCAAGGGCAACTGGGCGGTCCGCTACGCCGAATTCGGCAAGCCCAGCTTCTGCATCATGCTTGAGGGCCGCTGTCGGCTGGCGGTGGATGGTCACGAACCGACGATGCTCCATGCCGGCGATTTCGTGCTGCTTCCCACGACACCTGGCTTCACGATATCCAGCGTCGTCCCCGCGCCGCCGGTCTACATGGACCCCAACGACGTGCCGGAGGGGCCGGAATTGCGCTATGGCGAGCAAGCAGGCCAGCCCGACATGCGTTCATTGGGCGGTTCGTTTCTGTTCGACTGCGCCGATCCGGGCTTGCTGGTGTCGCTGCTGCCTGAAGTGGTGCACGTGCAAGGCTCGATGCGGTTGTCGCAGCTGGTGCAGATGGTGGGCGAGGAGACCGTGGATGCGCAGCCAGGCAACGAGTTCATGCGCTCCCGACTGGCCGACATGCTGCTCGTCGTGGCCATGCGTTCAACCACCTCGGGAAGCGCTCCGCCAGGTCTCCTCCGTGGGTTGGGCGATGAGCGACTAGCCGGCGCGTTGAAGCAGATGCACGCGCATATCGACCGGCATTGGTCGATCGCCCAACTTGCCAGGATCGCTGCGCTATCGCGGTCCAGCTTCTTCGAACGATTCACGCGAACGGTCGGGGTCGCGCCGATGGAGTACCTGCTCGCGTGGCGGATGGAAGTCGCGAAGGAGCTCCTGCGTCGTGGTGAATCGTCCGTCTCGGAGATTGCCGAACGCGTCGGCTACGGCTCGACCAGTGCGTTCAGCGCGGCATTCTCCAGGCATGTAGGACAGCCACCCAGCCGTCACGCGCGAGCAGTGTAA
- a CDS encoding SDR family oxidoreductase, with the protein MSFDLHLKGLRTVVTGGTLGLGAAVVETLVEAGARVMTSARSVPTQTVEGVTYVAADLSTAEGTSHLAQTVLQEWGGVDILINVLGGSKTPVGGFAAISDEHWFAELNLNLMPAVRLDRALLPSMLTQGSGVIIHVSSIQRVLPLPESTTAYAAAKGALTTYSKSLSKEVTPKGVRVLSVAPGWIETEASVAFAERMAAQAGTDYEGGKNIIMDWLGGIPVGRPAALREVADLIAFLASPRSASLAGSEYRIDGGTVPTL; encoded by the coding sequence ATGAGCTTCGATCTTCACCTGAAAGGGCTGCGTACGGTGGTGACCGGCGGCACGCTGGGCCTAGGCGCCGCCGTCGTGGAAACCCTCGTGGAGGCGGGCGCCCGGGTCATGACATCCGCGCGTAGCGTGCCGACGCAGACGGTCGAAGGCGTTACCTACGTCGCTGCCGACCTGTCGACGGCAGAAGGGACGAGTCATCTCGCCCAGACGGTGCTGCAGGAGTGGGGCGGGGTCGACATCCTGATCAACGTGCTTGGCGGCTCGAAGACGCCCGTCGGCGGTTTCGCCGCGATCAGCGACGAACACTGGTTCGCGGAGTTGAACCTGAACCTGATGCCTGCCGTACGCCTGGATCGTGCGCTGCTGCCGTCGATGCTGACTCAAGGCTCGGGGGTGATCATCCACGTCAGTTCCATCCAGCGCGTGTTGCCTCTGCCCGAGTCCACGACCGCCTACGCCGCCGCCAAGGGTGCCCTCACGACGTACAGCAAGTCGCTTTCGAAAGAGGTGACGCCGAAGGGCGTCCGCGTGCTGAGCGTGGCGCCGGGCTGGATAGAGACGGAGGCGTCGGTGGCCTTTGCGGAGCGGATGGCTGCCCAGGCCGGCACGGATTACGAAGGCGGCAAGAACATCATCATGGACTGGCTGGGAGGCATCCCCGTGGGCCGGCCCGCCGCACTGCGCGAGGTGGCCGATCTGATCGCTTTCCTGGCGTCCCCGCGATCCGCGTCGCTCGCCGGGTCCGAGTATCGGATCGACGGCGGCACCGTGCCCACGCTGTAA
- a CDS encoding TetR/AcrR family transcriptional regulator: MRKSRQESAETRRRIVEAASLEFRSRGISGAGVADVMAAAGLTQGGFYKHFESKEHVVEESLTFALESMVEAMANTLAATPGKRGLQKGIADYLSLEYRDDVANGCPFVALAGEVARSSESVRDAMTTGFVKMAELIAGRLEMPAAAARKEALTMLSTMIGAVTMARVVTDPSLSASILEQARKHLARLS, encoded by the coding sequence ATGAGAAAGTCCAGGCAGGAATCCGCAGAGACCCGACGACGCATTGTGGAAGCGGCGTCGCTCGAATTCCGTAGCCGTGGCATAAGCGGGGCGGGGGTGGCCGACGTCATGGCTGCGGCCGGGCTGACGCAAGGGGGCTTCTATAAGCACTTCGAGTCAAAGGAGCACGTGGTCGAAGAGTCCTTGACGTTTGCCTTGGAGTCGATGGTCGAGGCCATGGCGAACACCCTGGCAGCCACGCCTGGCAAGCGTGGGCTTCAGAAGGGGATCGCGGATTATCTCTCCCTCGAATATCGCGACGACGTGGCCAACGGCTGCCCGTTTGTCGCGCTGGCAGGCGAGGTCGCGAGAAGCAGCGAGTCCGTACGCGACGCGATGACGACGGGGTTCGTCAAGATGGCGGAGTTGATTGCTGGTCGACTGGAAATGCCTGCTGCGGCTGCCAGGAAAGAGGCCCTGACGATGCTGTCGACGATGATCGGGGCGGTGACGATGGCTCGCGTAGTAACCGATCCAAGCCTTTCCGCATCCATTCTTGAACAGGCCCGTAAGCATCTGGCTCGGCTGTCCTGA
- a CDS encoding nuclear transport factor 2 family protein: protein MNALTLPEPIAAYFAAEHAPDALAHCFTADAVMNDVGHRLAGIDAIKAFMAEASAKYNATSVPFSIEQEGDVQVVRADVAGHFPNSPVVLTYRFRLERDLIAHLEVTA from the coding sequence TTGAACGCCTTGACCCTGCCTGAGCCCATCGCCGCTTACTTCGCGGCCGAGCACGCCCCCGATGCGCTGGCGCATTGCTTCACCGCGGATGCCGTCATGAATGACGTCGGTCACAGGTTGGCGGGCATCGATGCCATCAAGGCCTTCATGGCCGAGGCATCGGCCAAATACAACGCGACGAGTGTTCCGTTCTCCATCGAGCAGGAGGGCGACGTCCAGGTCGTCCGTGCCGACGTCGCGGGTCATTTCCCCAACAGTCCAGTCGTTTTGACCTACCGCTTTCGCCTGGAGCGCGACCTGATCGCCCACCTGGAGGTCACCGCATGA
- a CDS encoding SDR family NAD(P)-dependent oxidoreductase produces MNTISIVTGANRGLGRNTALSIARHGGDVIFTFRNGTDQAREVVAQIEALGRKAAAIQLDVSNIPAFAGFSDKVRETLKSWGRDTFDHLVNNAGHGEMAGIAETTEAQFDQLFNVHVKGVFFLTQTLVPLMANGGRIVNFSSGLTRVSYPGFSAYSAAKGAVEILTLYMAKEFGSRGITANTIAPGAIETDFLGGAVRDTPAYNEAFAAMIALGRVGLPEDIGPAVASLLGPDNRWVTAQRIEVSGGQNI; encoded by the coding sequence ATGAACACCATTTCGATCGTTACCGGCGCCAATCGCGGCCTTGGCCGAAACACCGCGCTCAGCATCGCCCGTCATGGCGGCGACGTGATCTTTACCTTTCGCAACGGCACGGACCAGGCCCGGGAGGTCGTTGCCCAGATCGAGGCGCTGGGCCGCAAGGCGGCAGCCATCCAGCTCGACGTCTCGAACATCCCGGCCTTCGCCGGTTTCTCGGACAAGGTCCGCGAGACACTGAAGTCGTGGGGCCGCGACACGTTCGACCACCTGGTCAACAACGCGGGCCACGGCGAGATGGCCGGGATCGCCGAGACCACCGAGGCGCAGTTCGACCAACTGTTCAACGTGCACGTAAAGGGCGTGTTCTTCCTGACCCAGACGCTGGTCCCGCTGATGGCCAACGGCGGCCGCATCGTGAACTTCTCGTCGGGCCTGACCCGCGTGTCCTACCCGGGCTTTTCGGCCTATTCGGCGGCCAAGGGCGCCGTGGAAATCCTCACGCTCTACATGGCGAAGGAATTCGGCAGCCGCGGCATCACCGCCAACACGATCGCCCCAGGCGCTATCGAAACCGACTTCCTGGGCGGCGCCGTTCGCGATACGCCTGCCTATAACGAGGCATTCGCCGCGATGATCGCGCTAGGTCGCGTCGGCCTGCCGGAGGACATCGGCCCGGCGGTCGCCAGCCTGCTCGGCCCGGATAACCGCTGGGTCACCGCGCAGCGCATCGAGGTGTCGGGCGGTCAGAACATCTGA
- a CDS encoding MBL fold metallo-hydrolase, with protein sequence MARAIGNENPFLLRMRRRPIKNALIGLAIGLLVALLWFAWTFAPIRLDVPPIDVGGLPPAAPPADMSISAMPTGTYETPAALAFRGGSWTEKRAFAATGVLVRHPKGDLLIDTGFGRHVEQQLRLLPSLQQSPHRLGTPIIDQLGEARAGTLTAILPTHAHWDHISGVDDLHGVPVLVNAAGQRFIGSHGEGTEVLNSFRHVVYRPYRFDGGSYLGFPGSHDVYGDGSVVIVPAPGHTPDSVIVFVNLPSGKRYAFVGDLVWQMEGLARPAEKPWMMRFLIGEDRSDIRMAIARIRAATARYPQITAVPAHDARAFSSIAIYPASTR encoded by the coding sequence ATGGCTCGTGCTATCGGAAACGAAAACCCGTTCTTGCTGCGGATGCGTCGCCGCCCCATCAAGAACGCGCTGATCGGGCTCGCGATAGGGCTCCTGGTGGCACTGCTCTGGTTCGCCTGGACCTTCGCTCCGATCCGGCTCGATGTGCCGCCAATCGATGTCGGGGGACTGCCGCCGGCTGCGCCGCCGGCCGACATGTCGATCAGCGCGATGCCGACAGGCACCTATGAAACCCCTGCGGCGCTAGCCTTCAGAGGTGGTTCGTGGACCGAGAAGCGCGCCTTCGCCGCGACGGGCGTCCTCGTCCGGCATCCCAAGGGCGACCTGCTGATCGACACCGGGTTCGGTCGGCATGTCGAACAGCAATTGCGACTGCTCCCCTCGCTTCAGCAGTCACCTCATCGCCTTGGCACGCCCATCATCGATCAGTTGGGGGAGGCGCGCGCCGGCACGCTGACGGCCATCTTGCCGACCCATGCTCACTGGGACCACATCAGTGGCGTGGACGATCTCCACGGCGTACCCGTGCTGGTAAACGCTGCCGGCCAGCGCTTCATCGGATCGCATGGCGAGGGCACCGAGGTGCTCAACAGCTTCCGTCATGTCGTCTACCGGCCCTATCGTTTCGATGGCGGGTCCTATCTCGGTTTCCCAGGCAGCCATGACGTGTATGGCGACGGCTCCGTCGTGATCGTGCCGGCACCGGGCCATACGCCCGACTCGGTCATCGTTTTCGTCAACTTGCCCTCGGGGAAGCGCTACGCTTTTGTCGGTGATCTGGTCTGGCAAATGGAAGGGCTGGCGCGGCCGGCGGAGAAGCCTTGGATGATGAGGTTCCTGATCGGCGAAGACCGCTCCGACATACGCATGGCCATCGCGCGGATCCGCGCCGCCACCGCGCGTTACCCTCAGATCACGGCGGTCCCCGCGCATGACGCTCGTGCGTTCAGCTCGATCGCGATCTATCCGGCATCGACGCGCTGA
- a CDS encoding GNAT family N-acetyltransferase, with product MEKIGTGSRQDGTHPLDKVVWNALTGEQSRFAIGDDRVRRYLPTIAPFAAMVDASQASLDTLNSLITNHGPVAFSTTDEIPALPELVVARHAMLVQMVWQGEPISIDRGEYVELTDGDVADMADLATETQPGPFGLRTVELGNYRGVRRHGRLAAMAGERMRIGGYTEISAVCVAPAFRGQGFARGLMRSLTSEILARGETPFLHVLKSNQGAISLYRELGFIERIDMHLTVIDKRPE from the coding sequence ATGGAGAAGATAGGTACCGGGAGCCGCCAAGATGGAACACACCCTTTGGATAAGGTTGTTTGGAACGCTCTGACGGGTGAGCAAAGCCGCTTTGCCATCGGCGATGACCGCGTTCGTCGCTACCTGCCAACGATCGCGCCGTTCGCCGCCATGGTGGATGCCAGCCAGGCTTCTCTCGATACGTTGAATTCCTTGATAACGAATCATGGCCCGGTTGCTTTCAGCACCACCGATGAAATTCCTGCGTTGCCGGAACTTGTCGTGGCAAGGCATGCGATGCTCGTCCAAATGGTCTGGCAAGGTGAGCCGATTTCCATCGACAGGGGAGAGTACGTCGAACTGACCGATGGTGACGTTGCGGACATGGCTGACCTGGCCACGGAGACCCAACCTGGCCCATTCGGTCTACGGACGGTCGAACTGGGGAACTATCGTGGGGTGCGTCGGCACGGAAGGTTGGCCGCCATGGCAGGCGAGCGTATGAGAATCGGTGGATACACCGAGATCAGCGCAGTTTGCGTAGCCCCGGCCTTTCGAGGACAAGGGTTTGCAAGGGGGCTCATGAGATCGTTGACTTCGGAAATTCTGGCGCGCGGCGAGACCCCGTTCCTGCATGTCCTGAAATCGAATCAGGGTGCCATATCCCTCTATCGAGAGCTGGGCTTCATCGAACGAATCGACATGCACCTTACCGTGATCGACAAGAGGCCGGAGTAG